A region from the Gymnogyps californianus isolate 813 chromosome 14, ASM1813914v2, whole genome shotgun sequence genome encodes:
- the HK3 gene encoding hexokinase-3, protein MANPERRGALPQPGRYGRAVRASREQSPAAPGSDGLPRRGLGPEERGRPALNRWRGDAGRARQGQPPSPPAPEDSPGTIAVVGQSCPLYPRLLGRDCSGRTLQSADAVETTAPWSRDAEGRSPVSHQLGHRNDGPACTPVQRALLALTIPLETLQAVKGRMLQAMCKGLSRQTHAQAKVRMLPTYICSTPDGTEKGDLLVVELCQSHVRTLCVTLLGDGNQNPQVTHKIFDMPRDIIQGKGEALFDFIAQCVRQFLAGIGSPQHRLPLGFVFPFSCRQTQLDKAELISWSKGFSCSGVEGKDVVQLLQSAINKQELHHVDVVAVMNDTVGTMMTCSREGEPCEVALVMDTGTNSCFMAEAQEVETVEKTSGQMCVNTEWGCFGDDGALSDVLTPYDQRVDQES, encoded by the exons ATGGCCAACCCCGAGCGCCGCGGcgccctgccccagcccggcCGGTACGGCAGGGCGGTGAGGGCCTCCCGGGAGCagagccccgccgcccccggctcAGACGGCCTCCCCCGGCGGGGTCTGGGCCCGGAGGAGCGGGGCCGTCCCGCCCTGAACCG GTGGAGGGGAGACGCGGGCAGGGcgaggcaggggcagcccccttctcccccagcccccgAGGACAGCCCCGGCACCATCGCCGTcgtggggcagagctgccccctCTACCCCCGGCTGCTGGGTCGCGATTGCAGTGGAAGGACACTGCAAAGTGCCGATGCTGTTGAGACCACAGCCCCGTGGAGCAGGGACGCAgaggggag GTCCCCAGTGAGCCATCAGCTGGGCCACCGGAATGATGGTCCCGCGTGCACACCG GTACAACGAGCCCTGCTGGCGCTCACCATCCCGCTGGAGACGCTGCAGGCGGTGAAGGGCCGCATGCTGCAGGCCATGTGCAAGGGTCTGAGCCGCCAGACACACGCACAGGCCAAGGTGCGGATGCTGCCCACCTACATCTGCTCCACACCTGATGGCACCG AGAAGGGCGACTTGCTCGTGGTGGAGCTGTGCCAGAGCCACGTCCGGACCCTGTGCGTGACCCTCCTGGGTGACGGGAACCAGAATCCCCAAGTGACACACAAGATCTTCGACATGCCAAGGGACATCATACAGGGCAAGGGGGAAGCG CTCTTTGACTTCATTGCGCAATGCGTGCGGCAATTCCTGGCTGGCATTGGCAGCCCCCAGCATCGCCTCCCCTTGGGCTTCGTCTTCCCCTTCAGCTGCAGGCAGACGCAGCTGGACAAG GCTGAACTCATCTCCTGGTCCAAGGGCTTCAGCTGCAGTGGCGTGGAGGGGAAGGATGTTGTGCAGTTGCTGCAGTCGGCCATCAACAAGCAGGAG CTCCACCACGTGGATGTCGTTGCCGTGATGAACGACACTGTGGGCACCATGATGacctgcagcagggagggagaacCCTGTGAGGTCGCCTTGGTCATGG ACACAGGCACCAACAGCTGCTTCATGGCCGAGGCACAGGAGGTGGAGACGGTGGAGAAGACCAGTGGGCAGATGTGTGTCAACACCGAGTGGGGCTGCTTCGGGGACGATGGCGCCCTGAGCGATGTCCTGACCCCCTACGACCAGCGCGTGGACCAGGAATCC
- the SIMC1 gene encoding LOW QUALITY PROTEIN: SUMO-interacting motif-containing protein 1 (The sequence of the model RefSeq protein was modified relative to this genomic sequence to represent the inferred CDS: inserted 1 base in 1 codon), with translation MCPQEKPPGRLLFLQYVVQTLEDDFQQNLRLRLLQKSIAKKVLSCDMCFNNVKEVVEWLVAAVTGVGFSQPREQPQETTSSSAEARAEHSSSAPWLASTDQAEVAPPAFFAQKVMLLLQRMLSIAVEVDKSPNCSSCKXADVIFPFILNIPLRSQREAFLNTMESQLLRCKLLELLFQHSCDVPTTLPLSLAKILYFLSHSSVLLQYQDETATWQRWDEMLQYLSLLLMSYQNVILEHLRSSLNDRMDLIIQKAKPKLQDSDNISHTDIQLEIEDFISRMQQVLGQPFPLQIMEKLCMLRELFLIITAT, from the exons ATGTGCCCTCAGGAGAAGCCCCCTGGCCGGCTCCTCTTCCTGCAGTACGTGGTGCAGACCCTGGAGGACGACTTCCAGCAGAACCTGAGGTTGCGCCTGCTGCAGAAGTCGATTGCCAAGAAAGTGCTTTCATGTGACATGTGCTTCAACAATGTCAA GGAGGTGGTCGAATGGTTGGTTGCAGCAGTTACAGGAGTCGGATTCTCCCAGCCCCGGGAGCAGCCGCAAGAAACTACATCCTCTTCAGCAGAAGCAAGGGCTGAACACAGCTCATCTGCACCATGGCTGGCCAGCACTGACCAGGCAGAGGTGGCTCCACCAGCTTTCTTCGCCCAGAA GGTGATGCTCCTGCTCCAGCGGATGCTGTCCATCGCAGTGGAAGTGGACAAATCTCCCAACTGCAGCTCCTGTA ATGCAGATGTGATATTCCCGTTTATACTGAATATTCCCCTGAGGAGCCAAAG GGAAGCTTTCTTAAACACCATGGAGAGCCAGCTCCTGCGCTGCAAACTGCTAGAACTGTTGTTCCAGCATAGTTGCGACGTGCCCACGACCTTGCCCTTGTCTCTGGCCAAGATCCTGTATTTCCTGAGCCactcctctgtgctgctgcaataCCAG GATGAAACAGCAACATGGCAAAGATGGGATGAGATGCTGCAGTACTTGAGTTTGCTGCTGATGAGCTACCAAAATGTAATACTGG AGCACTTACGGAGCTCACTCAACGACCGGATGGACTTGATCATTCAGAAAGCCAAGCCCAAGCTCCAGGACAGCGATAACATCAGCCACACGGACATTCAACTGGAGATAGAGGACTTCATCAGCCGAATGCAGCAGGTCCTGGGGCAGCCTTTTCCCCTGCAGATCATGGAGAAATTGTGCATGCTTCGGGAGTTGTTCCTCATCATCACTGCTACCTGA